The DNA segment TGCAGGCCGCCCATCTCCGGCATGGCCAGGTCCATCAGCACCACGTCCGGACGCAGGGTCTCGGAGCGTTCGATGGCTTCCAGGCCGTTGCTGGCGCGGCCCACGACATCCAGCCACTCCACCTTGCGCAGGTGGCGCAGGGCGGCGTTGATGAATCCTTCGTGGTCGTCCACCAGCAGTACGGTGATCTTGCTCATTGCGGTCGCGCTCCGTTATCCGGCCTTGGCCAAGACGGATACGGTAGCGCGTCGGCGTTCCCGGGCGGGAGCGATATCGAGCTGTTCCCGGTACTTCGCCACAGTTCGGCGGGCAATGTGAATGCCCTGGCGGGCCAGCAGCCCGGCGATCGCCTCGTCGGCCAGCGGCTTGCCGGCCGGCTCGGAGTCGATGAGGCGGCGCACCATCGCGCGCACGGCCGGGCCGGACACGTTGGC comes from the Pseudoxanthomonas sp. YR558 genome and includes:
- a CDS encoding response regulator transcription factor, which produces MSKITVLLVDDHEGFINAALRHLRKVEWLDVVGRASNGLEAIERSETLRPDVVLMDLAMPEMGGLQATRLIKTQDAPPFVVIASHFDDAEHREHAMRAGADDFVSKLSYIQEVLPILERFKERRHE